One Gaiella occulta genomic region harbors:
- a CDS encoding fenitrothion hydrolase — protein MSLVPSARLLAHGIGGVQDLPVPRWLFYWGGAAVLVASFVALGVLWREPQLARRAGGLALPRRLSRLVLGPGRVVAQAASAALFALVFAAALLGSTDPLENLAPTWVYVAFWLGMPVLSILFGNVWRAFSPWRALADAFVWAWERSGREARPLAVYPERYGRLPGAAALFAFAALELAYADPSGPRALAFAIALYTYITLFGMAAFGRETWSGRGEGFAILFAYLARMSPLAARDGRLSLRPPLAGLGGSESLAGSVPFIAVALGTVGFDGFSRTTTWQDLLARVEAPYVVDRPGLGEIVATGLNLAGLLGAVAIVGLAYLGACALARWTVNAPRTLAHEFTLSLVPIAFVYEVAHYFSLFVLQGQFLAPLLSDPLGKGWDLLGTADVAPNLAALTPNTIWYVQAAALVLGHVAGLAVAHDRAVAIFAARTDALRSQYAMLALMVLYTVAGLWLLSRG, from the coding sequence GTGAGCCTCGTGCCGTCCGCGCGTCTGCTCGCGCACGGGATCGGGGGCGTCCAGGATCTCCCGGTACCGCGGTGGTTGTTCTACTGGGGCGGCGCGGCGGTGCTCGTCGCGTCGTTCGTCGCGCTGGGCGTGCTCTGGCGGGAGCCGCAGCTCGCCCGGCGCGCGGGCGGCCTCGCGTTGCCGCGGCGCCTCTCGCGGCTCGTGCTCGGGCCCGGGCGGGTCGTTGCGCAGGCGGCGTCGGCGGCGCTCTTCGCGCTCGTCTTCGCTGCCGCCCTCCTCGGCAGCACGGATCCGCTCGAGAACCTCGCGCCGACGTGGGTCTACGTGGCGTTCTGGCTCGGGATGCCGGTTCTCTCGATCCTGTTCGGGAACGTGTGGCGCGCCTTCAGCCCGTGGCGCGCGCTGGCGGACGCGTTCGTGTGGGCGTGGGAGCGCAGCGGGCGCGAGGCCCGCCCGCTGGCCGTCTATCCCGAACGCTACGGGCGTCTGCCCGGCGCGGCGGCGCTGTTCGCGTTCGCCGCGCTCGAGCTCGCCTACGCGGATCCGTCTGGCCCGCGCGCGCTCGCCTTCGCGATCGCCCTCTACACGTACATCACGCTCTTCGGCATGGCCGCGTTCGGGCGCGAGACGTGGAGCGGACGCGGGGAGGGGTTCGCGATCCTCTTCGCCTACCTCGCGCGGATGTCGCCGCTCGCCGCGCGGGACGGGAGGCTCTCCCTGCGGCCGCCGCTCGCCGGTCTCGGCGGCAGCGAGTCTCTGGCGGGCTCGGTGCCGTTCATCGCCGTCGCGCTCGGCACCGTGGGCTTCGACGGCTTCAGCCGTACGACGACCTGGCAGGACCTGCTCGCCCGCGTCGAGGCCCCTTACGTCGTCGATCGGCCCGGGCTCGGCGAGATCGTCGCCACCGGCCTCAACCTCGCCGGGCTCCTCGGTGCGGTCGCGATCGTCGGGCTCGCCTATCTCGGCGCCTGCGCGCTCGCCCGCTGGACCGTGAACGCGCCGCGCACGCTCGCGCACGAGTTCACGCTCTCGCTCGTGCCGATCGCCTTCGTCTACGAGGTCGCCCACTACTTCTCCCTCTTCGTCTTGCAAGGGCAGTTCCTCGCCCCCTTGCTCTCCGACCCGCTCGGCAAGGGATGGGACCTGCTGGGGACGGCGGACGTGGCTCCGAACCTCGCGGCGCTGACGCCGAACACGATCTGGTACGTGCAGGCGGCCGCGCTCGTGCTCGGGCACGTCGCGGGGCTCGCGGTCGCCCACGATCGCGCGGTCGCGATCTTCGCGGCGCGCACGGACGCGCTGCGCAGCCAGTACGCGATGCTCGCGCTGATGGTGCTCTACACGGTCGCCGGCCTGTGGCTGCTGTCGCGAGGCTAG
- the gatC gene encoding Asp-tRNA(Asn)/Glu-tRNA(Gln) amidotransferase subunit GatC, with the protein MAIDRDTVLRVARLARLELRDDEADRLTGELGAILDAVSKVAELDLAGVPPTSHPLDVVNVWADDEPHAPLPLDEAFANAPSREGDLFRVPPTAGPEVSA; encoded by the coding sequence GTGGCGATCGACAGGGATACGGTGCTGAGGGTGGCGCGGCTCGCGCGGCTCGAGCTGCGCGACGACGAGGCCGACCGGCTCACCGGCGAGCTCGGTGCCATCCTCGACGCCGTCTCGAAGGTCGCCGAGCTCGACCTCGCCGGCGTCCCGCCGACCTCCCATCCGCTCGACGTCGTCAACGTCTGGGCCGACGACGAGCCGCACGCGCCGCTCCCCCTCGACGAGGCGTTCGCCAATGCGCCGTCGCGCGAGGGCGACCTGTTCCGCGTGCCTCCCACGGCTGGGCCCGAGGTGAGCGCGTGA
- a CDS encoding pyridoxal-phosphate-dependent aminotransferase family protein, with protein sequence MPRKRYLLTPGPTPVPPEVLAALGEPVLHHRSPDFKAVFAETRARLRQVFRTENEVLVFSASGTGAFESAVVNLLSPGEKVLAVSHGNFGTRWQKMAAAFGCDVVELTYAWGEAPRPDDVRRALAASGALVALLVHSETSTGVVSDVERLVAACDDAGAISVVDAISSLGAVPLETDAWGVDVVVTGSQKALMTPPGLAFASVSERAWAKVEQATLPRFYWDWTRARANQERNETPFTPATSTIVALNTALEQILAEGLPAVFARHVALGRACRAGARAMGLELYSPDDDSAAVLTGILTPEGIDAVELRLALRDRHGVTIAGGHGDVVDRLFRIGHIGYVDVFDITTALGAIELQLAEMGASVERGAAVAAALEAYASTVAV encoded by the coding sequence ATGCCCCGGAAGCGCTACCTTCTCACGCCCGGCCCCACACCTGTGCCGCCCGAGGTGCTCGCGGCGCTGGGCGAGCCCGTCCTGCACCACCGCTCGCCCGACTTCAAGGCGGTGTTCGCGGAGACGCGCGCCCGCTTGCGGCAGGTGTTCCGCACGGAGAACGAGGTGCTCGTGTTCAGCGCCTCCGGCACCGGCGCGTTCGAGTCCGCCGTGGTCAACCTGCTCTCTCCCGGCGAGAAGGTGCTCGCCGTCTCGCACGGCAACTTCGGCACCCGCTGGCAGAAGATGGCGGCCGCCTTCGGCTGCGACGTCGTCGAGCTCACGTACGCCTGGGGCGAGGCACCGCGCCCCGACGACGTCCGCCGTGCGCTCGCCGCGAGCGGCGCGCTGGTGGCGCTGCTCGTGCACTCCGAGACGTCCACGGGCGTCGTGTCCGACGTCGAGCGGCTCGTCGCCGCCTGCGACGATGCCGGCGCGATCTCGGTCGTGGACGCCATCTCGAGCCTCGGCGCGGTGCCGCTCGAGACGGATGCGTGGGGCGTCGACGTCGTCGTCACCGGCTCGCAGAAGGCGCTGATGACCCCGCCCGGGCTCGCGTTCGCGTCGGTTTCCGAGCGGGCGTGGGCGAAGGTCGAGCAGGCCACGCTGCCGCGCTTCTACTGGGACTGGACGCGCGCGCGCGCGAACCAGGAGAGGAACGAGACGCCGTTCACGCCCGCGACGTCGACGATCGTCGCGCTCAACACGGCGCTCGAGCAGATCCTCGCCGAGGGTCTCCCCGCCGTCTTCGCACGCCACGTCGCCCTCGGCCGCGCCTGCCGCGCCGGCGCCAGGGCGATGGGGCTCGAGCTCTACTCGCCGGACGACGACAGCGCCGCCGTGCTCACGGGCATCCTCACGCCCGAGGGCATCGACGCCGTCGAGCTGCGCCTCGCGCTGCGCGACCGCCACGGCGTCACGATCGCCGGCGGGCACGGGGACGTGGTCGACCGGCTCTTCCGCATCGGCCACATCGGCTACGTCGACGTGTTCGACATCACCACGGCGCTCGGCGCGATCGAGCTGCAGCTCGCCGAGATGGGAGCTTCGGTCGAGCGCGGAGCTGCGGTGGCGGCCGCGCTCGAGGCGTACGCGTCCACCGTCGCCGTCTGA
- a CDS encoding GNAT family N-acetyltransferase, with protein MSDAAAVTIRPVRADEWQRWRDVRLRMLRDDADYFSTRYDDMVREPDAYWRDWAADAAAGVDKALFVAEEGGRWLGVVGAFARVDAREVQLVSMWVDPDGRGRGVARRLIRAVATWAAGRGSTRVVLFVQEANAPARRLYERAGFRPTGDRTPAGGGRSAFKLVLAASVHDLLA; from the coding sequence ATGAGCGACGCGGCCGCGGTGACGATCCGGCCGGTGCGCGCCGACGAGTGGCAACGCTGGCGTGACGTGCGCCTGCGCATGCTGCGCGACGACGCCGACTACTTCTCCACCCGCTACGACGACATGGTGCGCGAGCCCGACGCGTACTGGCGCGACTGGGCAGCGGACGCCGCCGCCGGCGTCGACAAGGCGCTGTTCGTGGCCGAGGAGGGCGGCCGCTGGCTCGGCGTCGTGGGCGCCTTCGCGCGCGTCGACGCGCGCGAGGTGCAGCTCGTCTCGATGTGGGTCGATCCCGACGGCCGCGGCCGGGGCGTCGCGCGGCGGCTCATCCGCGCCGTCGCGACCTGGGCCGCGGGGCGGGGCTCGACCAGGGTCGTCCTCTTCGTGCAGGAGGCGAACGCCCCCGCACGGCGGCTGTACGAGCGCGCCGGCTTCCGCCCCACCGGCGACCGCACGCCGGCCGGCGGCGGCCGCAGCGCCTTCAAGCTCGTGCTCGCCGCCTCGGTGCACGATCTGCTCGCGTGA
- a CDS encoding cold-shock protein — translation MSAEIGTVKWFSNEKGFGFIEREGGEDVFVHFSAIAMDGYKTLTEGQRVEFEVVQGPKGAQAANVTAA, via the coding sequence TTGTCTGCAGAGATCGGCACCGTCAAGTGGTTCTCGAACGAGAAGGGCTTCGGGTTCATCGAGCGCGAGGGCGGGGAAGACGTGTTCGTCCACTTCTCGGCGATTGCCATGGACGGGTACAAGACCCTCACTGAGGGACAGAGGGTGGAGTTCGAGGTCGTTCAGGGGCCGAAGGGCGCCCAGGCGGCGAACGTCACGGCGGCGTAG
- a CDS encoding CBS domain-containing protein codes for MDTVAEILREKGGDVIRIGGGATVFEAVKAMVEANVGALLVTEGDTIAGIFTERDYLRRIAVEGRRSRDTLVREVMTSPVVCVKPETSVDESMAIMSDRRIRHAPVVDGGTLVGMISIGDLVKFISKRQSFQIQYLTDYIGAR; via the coding sequence GTGGATACCGTGGCCGAGATCCTGCGCGAGAAGGGCGGCGACGTGATCCGGATCGGCGGCGGCGCCACCGTGTTCGAGGCGGTCAAGGCGATGGTCGAGGCGAACGTAGGTGCGCTGCTCGTCACGGAGGGCGACACGATCGCCGGGATCTTCACGGAGCGCGACTATCTGCGCCGCATCGCCGTCGAGGGCCGCCGCTCGCGCGACACGCTCGTGCGCGAGGTGATGACGTCCCCCGTCGTCTGCGTGAAGCCGGAGACGAGCGTCGACGAGAGCATGGCCATCATGAGCGACCGGCGCATCCGGCACGCGCCCGTCGTGGACGGCGGCACGCTCGTCGGCATGATCTCGATCGGCGACCTCGTCAAGTTCATCTCGAAGCGCCAGAGCTTCCAGATCCAGTACCTGACCGACTACATCGGCGCGCGCTAG
- the gatA gene encoding Asp-tRNA(Asn)/Glu-tRNA(Gln) amidotransferase subunit GatA, with translation MIDTLRLTAEQALGMLERREVSSAELHRAYLEAAAARDGEIHAYLRLVEDGEDGEGGGVPIALKDVISTKGVETTAGSRILAGYVPVFDATVAARCRAAGMPVIGKTNTDEFAMGSSTENSAYGPSHNPWDPARVPGGSGGGTAAAVSAGLAPWGLGSDTGGSIKQPSALCGNVGLRPTYGTVSRFGIVAFASSLDQIGPVAKTVRDVALLYSIIAGRDANDSTTVQLPEPVRLPEDERLDGLRIGIPKQVWELAGIEHGVRASFEAAVDLARGLGAEVGECDLPLSFAYGMACYYLIAPAEASSNLARYDGVRYGPRVEAATYREMVERTRDEGFGDEPKRRIMLGTYALSAGYYDAFYGQAQKVRTLLIREHRDALERFHVLATPTSPTVAFPLGDKASDPLAMYACDLLTIPSCLAGLPGLNVPSGLSQGLPVGLQLIGRQFGENTLFRTGHALERALGFDTVPARLRT, from the coding sequence GTGATCGACACGCTGCGCCTCACGGCCGAGCAGGCGCTCGGCATGCTCGAGCGCAGGGAGGTCTCCTCGGCCGAGCTGCACCGCGCCTACCTCGAGGCCGCCGCCGCGCGCGACGGCGAGATCCACGCCTACCTGCGCCTCGTCGAGGACGGCGAGGATGGCGAGGGCGGCGGAGTGCCGATAGCGCTCAAGGACGTGATCTCGACGAAGGGCGTTGAGACGACCGCCGGCTCGAGGATCCTCGCCGGCTACGTGCCGGTGTTCGACGCGACGGTGGCCGCCCGCTGCCGGGCGGCCGGGATGCCGGTGATCGGCAAGACGAACACCGACGAGTTCGCCATGGGCTCGTCGACCGAGAACTCCGCCTACGGGCCGTCGCACAACCCGTGGGACCCCGCGCGCGTGCCGGGCGGCTCCGGCGGCGGCACCGCGGCCGCCGTCTCGGCGGGCCTCGCCCCGTGGGGCCTCGGCTCCGACACGGGCGGCTCGATCAAGCAGCCGTCGGCGCTGTGCGGCAACGTCGGCCTGCGGCCCACCTACGGCACCGTGTCGCGCTTCGGGATCGTCGCGTTCGCCTCCAGCCTCGACCAGATCGGGCCGGTGGCGAAGACGGTGCGCGACGTCGCGCTGCTCTACTCGATCATCGCCGGACGCGATGCGAACGACTCCACCACCGTCCAGCTGCCCGAGCCCGTGCGGCTCCCCGAGGACGAGCGTCTCGACGGCCTGCGCATCGGCATCCCGAAGCAGGTGTGGGAGCTTGCGGGCATCGAGCACGGCGTGCGCGCCTCGTTCGAGGCCGCCGTCGATCTCGCCCGCGGTCTCGGCGCCGAGGTCGGCGAGTGCGACCTGCCGCTCTCGTTCGCCTACGGGATGGCCTGCTACTACCTGATCGCCCCGGCCGAGGCGTCGTCGAACCTCGCGCGCTACGACGGCGTCCGCTACGGGCCGCGCGTGGAGGCGGCGACCTACCGCGAGATGGTCGAGCGCACGCGCGACGAGGGCTTCGGCGACGAGCCGAAGCGCCGCATCATGCTCGGCACCTACGCGCTCTCGGCGGGCTACTACGACGCCTTCTACGGACAAGCGCAGAAGGTGCGCACGCTGCTCATCCGCGAGCACCGCGATGCGCTCGAGCGCTTCCACGTGCTCGCCACCCCGACCTCGCCGACGGTGGCGTTCCCGCTCGGCGACAAGGCATCCGACCCGCTTGCGATGTACGCCTGCGACCTGCTCACGATCCCGTCCTGCCTGGCGGGGCTGCCGGGGCTCAACGTGCCGTCGGGCCTCTCCCAGGGGCTGCCCGTCGGCCTGCAGCTGATCGGCCGCCAGTTCGGCGAGAACACGCTCTTCCGCACCGGCCACGCGCTCGAGCGGGCGCTCGGCTTCGACACCGTCCCGGCGAGGCTCCGCACATGA
- the serA gene encoding phosphoglycerate dehydrogenase, which translates to MRVLVREPIADAGIELLRSKFDVDVDTESPLEEIIAAYDGIVIRSATKVGADLIERAERLKVIGRAGVGVDNVDVEAATRRGIVVANAPESTVVSAAEQTVGLIVALARNIPQAHAALKQGRWERSTWSGVELDGKTLGVLGFGRIGQQVARRAIGLGMRVVAYDPFVTDDRFRELGVEHAPTVDDVLAAADFLTLHSPLNDETRGMINRESIAKMRDGARLVNAARGALVDEDALVEAIRSGKLAGAALDVFSREPYTGPLLELEEVVVTPHLAASTDEAQDRAGVIIAEQVAAALEGGLVSNAVNIPVVDQADLEVLGPFIPLASKLGRLAVELAGGRPGKIVVAAHGPLSDYDTRLLTMAALNGVFQGRVDQAVNYVNAPLLAAERGIAVSEERLRASRDYTNLVEVRVTPAGGGDEVEVSGTTIGPEPRLFLASAYGFGIDIELASDMVFFRYDDVPGVIGRVGTMFGENGANIANMAVSRTRDGSQALMALSVDEPPSDALIEELRNVGFGDARFIELG; encoded by the coding sequence ATGCGCGTCCTCGTCCGCGAGCCGATCGCCGACGCCGGGATCGAGCTGCTGCGGTCGAAGTTCGACGTCGACGTCGACACGGAGTCGCCGCTCGAGGAGATCATCGCGGCCTACGACGGGATCGTCATCCGCTCGGCGACGAAGGTCGGCGCGGACCTGATCGAGAGGGCGGAGAGGTTGAAGGTGATCGGCCGGGCGGGCGTCGGTGTCGACAACGTCGACGTCGAGGCCGCAACCCGCCGCGGCATCGTCGTCGCGAACGCCCCGGAGTCGACCGTCGTGTCGGCCGCCGAGCAGACGGTCGGCCTCATCGTCGCGCTCGCCCGCAACATCCCCCAGGCGCACGCCGCGCTGAAGCAGGGCCGCTGGGAGCGCTCGACGTGGAGCGGCGTCGAGCTCGACGGCAAGACGCTCGGCGTGCTCGGCTTCGGCCGCATCGGACAGCAGGTCGCCCGCCGTGCGATCGGCCTCGGCATGCGGGTCGTCGCCTACGACCCGTTCGTGACCGACGACCGCTTCCGCGAGCTCGGCGTCGAGCACGCGCCGACGGTCGACGACGTGCTCGCGGCCGCCGACTTCCTCACGCTGCACTCGCCGCTCAACGACGAGACGCGCGGGATGATCAACCGCGAGTCGATCGCGAAGATGCGCGACGGCGCACGCCTCGTCAACGCGGCCCGCGGGGCGCTCGTCGACGAGGACGCTCTCGTCGAGGCGATCCGCTCCGGCAAGCTCGCGGGCGCCGCGCTGGACGTGTTCTCGCGGGAGCCGTACACGGGACCGCTGCTCGAGCTCGAGGAGGTCGTGGTGACGCCGCATCTCGCCGCCTCGACCGACGAGGCGCAGGACCGCGCAGGCGTCATCATCGCGGAGCAGGTCGCCGCCGCGCTGGAGGGCGGCCTCGTCTCGAACGCGGTCAACATCCCGGTCGTCGACCAGGCCGACCTGGAGGTGCTGGGGCCGTTCATCCCGCTCGCCTCCAAGCTCGGGCGCCTCGCGGTCGAGCTCGCGGGTGGCCGCCCCGGCAAGATCGTCGTCGCCGCCCACGGGCCGCTGTCCGACTACGACACGCGACTGCTGACGATGGCGGCGTTGAACGGCGTCTTCCAGGGCCGGGTCGACCAGGCCGTCAACTACGTGAACGCACCGCTCCTCGCCGCCGAGCGCGGCATCGCGGTCTCCGAGGAGCGGTTGCGGGCCTCGCGCGACTACACGAACCTCGTCGAGGTGCGCGTCACCCCGGCCGGCGGCGGCGACGAGGTCGAGGTCTCCGGGACGACGATCGGGCCCGAGCCGCGCCTCTTCCTCGCGAGCGCGTACGGATTCGGCATCGACATCGAGCTCGCCTCCGACATGGTGTTCTTCCGCTACGACGACGTTCCGGGAGTGATCGGACGGGTCGGCACGATGTTCGGCGAGAACGGCGCCAACATCGCGAACATGGCCGTCTCGCGGACGCGCGACGGCTCGCAGGCGCTCATGGCGCTGTCGGTCGACGAGCCTCCCTCCGATGCGCTGATCGAGGAGCTCCGCAACGTGGGCTTCGGCGACGCGCGCTTCATCGAGCTCGGGTAG
- the speB gene encoding agmatinase, which produces MVDPLRRWKEMGLPDKPDFAGLLTFAGLPFTEEPAELEGVDVAIVGAPSDDLVSDRPGTRFGPRAIRAASCPPGPHLEAKVDATAELRVVDFGDAAVVPADVARTHAAIERVVGQVVAAGAIPVVLGGDHSISEPDVKAVAAVHGPVGLVHFDTHTDTGEEVFGVEVSHGTPMYRLVRDGHVDPRRYVQIGLRGYWPGERELGWQAQRGITSFFMHDVRDRGIRAVVEDAIAVVGDGPVFLTVDVDVLDPAFAPGTGTPEPGGMTSIDLLWACRELAARLRLVGMDVVEVIPTAVASADITALVADRIVREALTGIALRRRG; this is translated from the coding sequence GTGGTCGACCCGCTGCGCCGCTGGAAGGAGATGGGGCTTCCGGACAAGCCCGACTTCGCCGGGCTGCTGACGTTCGCCGGCCTGCCCTTCACCGAGGAGCCGGCGGAGCTCGAGGGCGTCGACGTCGCGATCGTCGGCGCTCCCAGCGACGATCTCGTCTCCGACCGCCCCGGCACGCGCTTCGGCCCGCGCGCGATACGGGCCGCGAGCTGCCCGCCCGGGCCGCACCTCGAGGCGAAGGTGGACGCGACCGCCGAGCTGCGCGTCGTCGACTTCGGCGACGCTGCGGTCGTCCCGGCCGACGTCGCGCGCACCCACGCGGCGATCGAGCGCGTCGTCGGCCAGGTCGTCGCCGCCGGTGCGATACCGGTCGTCCTCGGCGGCGACCATTCGATCAGCGAGCCGGACGTCAAGGCCGTCGCCGCCGTGCACGGCCCCGTCGGCCTCGTCCACTTCGACACCCATACGGACACCGGCGAGGAGGTGTTCGGCGTCGAGGTCTCGCACGGCACTCCGATGTACCGGCTCGTGCGCGACGGCCACGTCGACCCACGGCGCTACGTGCAGATCGGCCTGCGCGGCTACTGGCCGGGCGAGCGCGAGCTCGGCTGGCAGGCGCAGCGCGGCATCACGAGCTTCTTCATGCACGACGTCCGCGACCGCGGCATCCGCGCCGTCGTCGAGGACGCGATCGCGGTCGTCGGCGACGGCCCCGTGTTCCTGACGGTCGACGTCGACGTGCTCGACCCGGCCTTCGCGCCGGGAACGGGCACGCCCGAGCCGGGTGGGATGACGAGCATCGACCTGCTGTGGGCCTGCCGCGAGCTCGCGGCGCGCCTGCGCCTCGTCGGCATGGACGTCGTCGAGGTGATCCCGACCGCGGTCGCATCGGCCGACATCACGGCGCTCGTCGCCGACCGCATCGTGCGCGAGGCGCTCACGGGCATCGCGCTGCGCCGGCGCGGCTGA
- the gatB gene encoding Asp-tRNA(Asn)/Glu-tRNA(Gln) amidotransferase subunit GatB, with the protein MSWETVVGLEIHVQLKTRTKMFCRCPAGFGAGENTQTCPVCLGFPGALPVMNRTAVEWTIKLGLALGCAIAPRAVFARKNYFYPDLPKGYQISQYDMPSCTDGRMLVPMPEGELAVGIVRAHLEEDAAKTVHVGGHSGRIGGADYSLVDYNRGGTPLVEIVTAPDIRSAEEAKRFLQLLRQTVVELGISDAEMEKGTLRVDANVSVRPRGSDEMRTRCEIKNLNSFSYIARGIEAEAARQIEVWESGGEVRQETFDFDAGSGRLTPRRAKEEADDYRYFPEPDLVPVEPPAEMIERLRAELPEPPAARIVRLARALELERAAVLVTGGLDRLWEATVAAGADRLAAANVIANNLVGAGVDPGAVDAAELAKLVAARDRIPRQAFDEAIARAGDAGFAAAPYLAREAVSDASELDPLIDAVLAANPGQVAAFRGGKEGLLGFFVGQVMKETGGSANPRVVSDLVRAKLLA; encoded by the coding sequence ATGAGCTGGGAGACCGTCGTCGGGCTGGAGATCCACGTACAGCTGAAGACGAGGACGAAGATGTTCTGCCGCTGCCCGGCCGGCTTCGGCGCGGGCGAGAACACCCAGACCTGCCCCGTCTGCCTGGGATTCCCGGGCGCGCTGCCGGTGATGAACCGCACGGCGGTCGAGTGGACGATCAAGCTCGGCCTCGCGCTCGGCTGCGCGATCGCGCCGCGGGCCGTGTTCGCGCGCAAGAACTACTTCTACCCCGATCTGCCCAAGGGCTATCAGATCTCCCAGTACGATATGCCTTCTTGCACGGATGGCAGGATGCTAGTACCGATGCCGGAGGGCGAGCTCGCTGTCGGCATCGTGCGGGCGCACCTGGAGGAGGACGCCGCGAAGACGGTGCACGTCGGCGGCCACTCGGGGCGCATCGGCGGCGCCGACTACTCGCTCGTCGACTACAACCGCGGCGGCACGCCGCTCGTCGAGATCGTGACCGCGCCCGACATCCGCTCGGCCGAGGAGGCGAAGCGGTTCCTGCAGCTGCTGCGCCAGACGGTCGTCGAGCTCGGCATCTCCGACGCGGAGATGGAGAAGGGCACGCTGCGCGTCGACGCCAATGTCTCGGTCCGCCCGCGGGGGTCGGACGAGATGCGCACGCGCTGCGAGATCAAGAACCTCAACTCGTTCAGCTACATCGCGCGCGGCATCGAAGCCGAGGCGGCGCGCCAGATCGAGGTCTGGGAGTCGGGCGGCGAGGTGCGCCAGGAGACCTTCGACTTCGACGCCGGCTCGGGGCGGCTGACGCCGCGCCGCGCGAAGGAGGAGGCCGACGACTACCGCTACTTCCCCGAGCCCGACCTCGTTCCCGTCGAGCCTCCCGCCGAGATGATCGAGCGCCTGCGCGCCGAGCTGCCGGAGCCGCCGGCCGCGCGCATCGTGCGCCTCGCGCGCGCGCTCGAGCTCGAGCGCGCCGCGGTGCTCGTGACCGGGGGGCTCGACCGGCTCTGGGAGGCGACCGTGGCCGCCGGAGCCGATCGTCTTGCCGCGGCGAACGTGATCGCGAACAACCTCGTCGGCGCCGGCGTCGACCCGGGAGCCGTCGACGCCGCCGAGCTGGCGAAGCTCGTCGCGGCACGCGATCGCATCCCGCGCCAGGCCTTCGACGAGGCGATCGCCCGGGCGGGCGACGCCGGCTTCGCGGCGGCGCCGTACCTCGCCCGGGAGGCGGTCAGCGACGCGTCGGAGCTCGACCCGCTGATCGACGCAGTCCTCGCCGCGAACCCGGGCCAGGTGGCGGCGTTCAGGGGCGGCAAGGAGGGCCTGCTCGGCTTCTTCGTCGGCCAGGTGATGAAGGAGACCGGCGGCAGCGCCAACCCCCGCGTCGTCTCCGATCTCGTGCGCGCGAAGCTGCTCGCCTGA
- a CDS encoding bifunctional 5,10-methylenetetrahydrofolate dehydrogenase/5,10-methenyltetrahydrofolate cyclohydrolase: MTAVLMDGKALAAKVRADVARDVAALGHVGLATVLVGDDPASHVYIAAKHKAATEAGIDARDVRLPADTSEEDVLALVDRLNHDDEVDGILVQLPLPGHLDETKVTYAVSPAKDVDGFHPVNAGNLYLGTPIHVPATPSGCMELLAAYDVDPAGKEAVVIGRSEIVGRPMAMLLMHANATVTVCHSRTRDLAAHVSRADIVVAAVGRPGIVNAEMVKPGAAVLDVGLTRTDEGIRGDVDASVASVAGHLTPMPGGTGPMTIACLLQSTLKAARYRRGLLAFPGA; this comes from the coding sequence ATGACCGCCGTGCTGATGGACGGGAAGGCGCTCGCCGCGAAGGTGCGCGCGGACGTGGCGCGCGATGTCGCGGCGCTCGGACACGTGGGCCTCGCGACCGTCCTCGTCGGCGACGACCCGGCGTCGCACGTGTACATCGCCGCGAAGCACAAGGCTGCCACCGAGGCGGGGATCGACGCCCGCGACGTGCGGCTGCCGGCGGACACCTCCGAGGAGGACGTGCTCGCGCTCGTCGACCGGCTCAACCACGACGACGAGGTCGACGGCATCCTCGTGCAGCTCCCGCTCCCCGGGCACCTCGACGAGACGAAGGTGACCTACGCCGTCTCCCCCGCCAAGGACGTCGACGGCTTCCATCCCGTCAACGCCGGCAACCTGTACCTCGGTACGCCGATCCACGTGCCGGCGACGCCGTCCGGCTGCATGGAGCTGCTCGCCGCCTACGACGTCGACCCCGCCGGCAAGGAGGCGGTCGTGATCGGGCGCAGCGAGATCGTCGGCCGCCCGATGGCGATGCTGCTCATGCACGCCAACGCAACGGTCACGGTGTGCCACTCGCGCACGCGCGACCTCGCCGCGCACGTCTCGCGCGCCGACATCGTCGTCGCCGCGGTCGGCCGTCCGGGCATCGTCAACGCCGAGATGGTGAAGCCGGGCGCGGCCGTCCTCGACGTCGGGCTGACGCGTACCGACGAGGGAATCCGCGGCGACGTCGACGCCTCCGTCGCCTCGGTCGCCGGGCACCTGACCCCGATGCCGGGCGGCACGGGACCGATGACGATCGCCTGCCTGCTGCAGAGCACGCTCAAGGCGGCGCGCTACCGGCGCGGGCTGCTTGCGTTCCCCGGTGCGTAG